In the Helicobacter typhlonius genome, one interval contains:
- the yihA gene encoding ribosome biogenesis GTP-binding protein YihA/YsxC — protein sequence MIQVIQSHFVSSASNVRNAPPPKDSEIVCLGRSNVGKSTFINAILNKPLAKSSATPGKTQLINFFASTWTNKNDTIPLTFIDLPGFGYAKVSKTIKAQWGEHLLEFLHTRTSIKLFLHLIDSRHRDTQMDTMMSEVLDSIIYNDQCIFRIYTKADKLTQNELNALKSKVETLHRADSKNDIESTNSAINASNNAKNIYHFIFSANAKNHRKMTSTAQMREEILSHTLGLNNEH from the coding sequence ATGATACAGGTGATTCAATCTCATTTTGTGAGTAGTGCGAGCAATGTGCGCAATGCGCCGCCCCCAAAGGATTCTGAAATCGTGTGTTTGGGACGTAGCAATGTCGGCAAAAGCACCTTTATCAATGCCATTTTAAATAAACCCCTTGCAAAAAGCTCCGCCACACCGGGAAAAACACAACTCATTAATTTTTTTGCATCTACTTGGACTAACAAAAATGATACTATTCCGCTTACTTTTATTGACTTACCCGGCTTTGGCTATGCGAAGGTAAGCAAAACAATAAAGGCACAATGGGGGGAGCATTTGTTAGAATTTTTACATACGCGCACATCAATTAAGCTTTTTTTACACCTCATCGACTCTCGCCATAGAGATACGCAAATGGATACAATGATGAGCGAAGTGCTAGATTCTATAATCTACAATGACCAATGTATTTTTAGAATCTACACCAAAGCTGATAAACTTACACAAAATGAGCTTAACGCATTAAAAAGCAAAGTAGAAACTCTACATAGGGCAGATTCTAAAAATGATATAGAATCTACAAACAGCGCAATAAACGCGAGTAACAATGCAAAGAATATCTATCACTTTATCTTTAGCGCGAATGCAAAGAATCATCGCAAAATGACCTCCACAGCGCAAATGCGTGAGGAGATTCTATCCCATACTTTAGGACTTAACAATGAGCATTGA
- the pseB gene encoding UDP-N-acetylglucosamine 4,6-dehydratase (inverting) gives MGHLVDNKTILITGGTGSFGKKFVEIVLKQHNPKKIIVYSRDELKQYEMAQVFNDKRMRYFIGDVRDRNRLESALNGVDICIHAAALKHVPIAEYNPMECIKTNIDGASNVISACLSNNVKHIIALSTDKAANPINLYGATKLCSDKLFVTANNIKGNKNSKFSVVRYGNVVASRGSVIPFFQKLIYEGAKELPITDEHMTRFFITLESGVCFVLDNLERMHGGEIFIPKIPSVKITHLAHALAPHLPHKIIGIRPGEKLHEIMVPKDDSHLCIEFDEFFTIMPTINFQTPVDYHTTLKGEKGVAVAPGFEYSSQSNSWWLSNEEILKIIQK, from the coding sequence ATGGGGCATTTAGTGGATAACAAGACTATTCTTATTACCGGTGGCACAGGGAGCTTTGGCAAGAAGTTTGTAGAAATCGTTTTAAAACAACACAATCCAAAGAAAATTATTGTTTATAGCCGTGATGAACTCAAACAATACGAAATGGCGCAAGTCTTCAATGACAAAAGAATGCGTTATTTTATCGGTGATGTGCGTGATAGGAATCGTTTAGAATCTGCGCTGAATGGCGTAGATATTTGTATTCACGCTGCCGCACTCAAGCACGTCCCCATTGCCGAATATAACCCAATGGAGTGCATCAAAACAAATATTGATGGCGCAAGTAATGTCATAAGCGCGTGTCTTAGTAATAATGTTAAGCATATTATTGCACTTAGCACTGATAAGGCGGCAAATCCTATTAACCTCTATGGCGCAACAAAGCTTTGCTCAGATAAGCTCTTTGTAACCGCAAACAACATCAAGGGAAACAAGAATTCTAAATTTAGCGTGGTGCGCTATGGTAATGTCGTGGCTTCTCGTGGCTCTGTGATTCCATTTTTTCAAAAGCTTATCTATGAGGGTGCAAAGGAGCTACCAATCACTGATGAACATATGACAAGATTTTTCATCACTTTAGAATCTGGTGTGTGCTTTGTGCTCGATAATCTTGAACGAATGCACGGCGGAGAGATTTTTATCCCCAAGATTCCAAGTGTGAAAATTACGCATTTAGCCCACGCGCTCGCTCCGCATTTACCGCATAAAATCATCGGCATTCGCCCGGGTGAAAAGCTACACGAAATAATGGTGCCAAAAGATGATTCTCATTTATGTATTGAATTTGATGAGTTTTTTACCATTATGCCAACGATAAATTTCCAAACGCCTGTGGATTATCACACTACACTTAAAGGCGAAAAGGGCGTGGCTGTGGCTCCCGGCTTTGAATACAGTAGCCAAAGTAATTCTTGGTGGCTAAGCAATGAAGAGATTCTCAAAATAATCCAAAAATGA
- the ftnA gene encoding non-heme ferritin — translation MVLENVVKMLNEQIAKEMYAANLYLSMSSWCYENSFDGAGLFLFQHAGEESDHAKRLITYLNETDSKVKIARVDEPESQFSSLLDVFEKTYAHEQKITQSINDLVDFTLTNKDYPTFNFLQWYVNEQHEEEALFRGIVDKIRLIGSGDNGLYLADRFIKDLTK, via the coding sequence ATGGTATTAGAAAATGTTGTAAAAATGCTCAACGAGCAAATCGCAAAAGAAATGTATGCGGCAAATCTCTACTTAAGTATGAGTTCTTGGTGCTATGAAAATAGCTTTGATGGTGCAGGATTGTTTTTGTTTCAACACGCAGGAGAGGAAAGCGACCACGCAAAACGCCTTATTACTTACCTCAATGAGACAGATTCTAAAGTAAAGATTGCACGCGTTGATGAGCCAGAATCTCAATTTAGCAGCTTACTTGATGTATTTGAAAAAACCTACGCTCACGAGCAAAAAATCACGCAATCTATTAACGATCTTGTGGATTTTACGCTCACAAATAAAGATTATCCAACATTCAATTTCTTACAATGGTATGTGAATGAACAACACGAAGAAGAAGCACTTTTCCGCGGCATTGTAGATAAGATTAGACTTATTGGCTCTGGGGATAATGGACTCTATTTGGCTGATAGATTCATTAAAGACCTCACAAAATAA
- a CDS encoding N-acetyltransferase, protein MSIEIIRPTIADIPAMREIVSVEVKNGIILERSEDEMANAIRSYHLARDSQSGEITGFCALYIYSKSLAEVRSLVVKESFRSKGIGSSLIQSALEEGKNLGLKEILTLTYRAHLFQRLGFVIIEKSFLPNHKIWADCIKCKHFPICDEIALINKLS, encoded by the coding sequence ATGAGCATTGAGATTATACGACCAACAATAGCGGATATTCCAGCTATGCGTGAGATTGTGAGTGTTGAGGTAAAAAATGGCATTATATTAGAGCGAAGCGAAGATGAAATGGCAAATGCCATTCGCTCTTATCATCTTGCTAGAGATTCACAAAGTGGCGAAATAACAGGATTTTGTGCGCTATATATTTATTCTAAAAGCTTAGCAGAAGTGCGCTCTTTGGTGGTAAAGGAATCTTTTCGAAGTAAAGGCATAGGCAGTAGCCTTATCCAAAGTGCTTTAGAGGAGGGGAAGAATCTAGGGCTAAAGGAGATTCTCACCCTCACTTATCGCGCACATTTGTTTCAAAGGCTAGGTTTTGTTATAATAGAGAAATCATTTTTACCAAATCACAAAATATGGGCGGATTGTATCAAATGCAAACATTTTCCAATATGCGACGAAATAGCTCTCATAAACAAACTCTCTTAA
- a CDS encoding FAD-binding and (Fe-S)-binding domain-containing protein: MKAKSPDFDGFIREATHIFEDRIYTDYLRRFAYGVDASCYAYVPRVVVRAFDEREIILLFTLSNKYNTPLTFRAAGTSLSGQACSESVLVLANARWQEISITREAQSIFCDCGVIGSEANDALKPFGKKIGPDPATINNAMIGGIFSNNSSGMCCGVKQNSYNTIKSVRVILHNGFVLDTSENANKNENIESFMRLHKDKAEALLALRGEILKNKTLCNLIKRKFAIKNTTGYSINTLLDFADIKDILNHIFIGAEGTLGFVSRVEYECVENSAFKACALLFYKDLESAAKAVQILAKNDDKVSAAEIMDYACLKSAQHLEGAPKELKSIKSGQCAILTQLEDSSQEGLDSKIAFISNALNSAPSLFGVHFSSDEKEIQSWWKIRKALLPLSASLRPSGSIVITEDICFPIESFATGIEEITKLFKKFKYDGIIFGHALSGNVHFIITPFLGEKSESERFGGFMEAMVESVIALNGSTKAEHGTGRMVAPFVEREWGAKAYEINCQIKRIFDPSGLINPDVIISSNPQIHLQNLKDSTQVEDFINQCMECGFCEKVCPSKELTLTPRQRIALRKEIQRLENITNRSAEQEEILNGLKQGYKYYGIETCATCSMCATLCPLEIDTARIALEIKSRVAQNADVGGFSTFVAHQSSKHFATTIKALKGGISLSNTLFSAFGSNVMSGLSLKAHKKIHTPYMPSTLPQANTYALKSKAIKADSKDKKKAQKIEKVIYFTTCINRTFAPNKKALDKRSLQEVFESVCKKANVSVIYPRNVANLCCGKAYKDYKQSAEGKVKELYATLKAMQKEHGDIAIVCDHSACSYETMQYVRSQEDSKNGLKIYDMPQYIESVLLKRLKITPKSENIALYAMCATKKGKWSGSLEQIAKTCVSGEVAIHHKTQCCGFAGNKGFICPELNESALRELKDFYKQKQKNTSHFRGIKHGFASSSTCEIGLNEKTNIVWQNLLYLVDEVSEAK; encoded by the coding sequence ATGAAAGCAAAAAGCCCCGACTTTGATGGATTTATACGCGAGGCAACCCATATTTTTGAGGATAGAATCTACACAGATTATCTCCGCCGCTTTGCTTATGGCGTAGATGCTTCTTGCTATGCCTATGTACCGCGCGTGGTGGTAAGGGCATTTGATGAACGTGAAATTATTTTGCTTTTTACCCTAAGCAATAAATACAATACGCCTCTTACCTTTAGGGCAGCAGGGACAAGCCTAAGCGGACAGGCGTGTAGTGAATCTGTGCTTGTTTTAGCAAATGCAAGGTGGCAGGAAATCAGCATAACACGCGAAGCACAAAGCATTTTTTGTGATTGTGGCGTGATAGGAAGTGAGGCAAATGACGCACTCAAGCCATTTGGTAAAAAGATTGGACCTGACCCGGCTACGATTAATAATGCGATGATTGGCGGGATTTTCTCCAACAATTCAAGCGGTATGTGCTGTGGCGTGAAGCAAAATAGCTACAACACGATTAAATCTGTGCGTGTGATTTTACACAATGGCTTTGTGCTTGATACGAGCGAAAATGCAAATAAAAACGAAAATATAGAATCTTTTATGCGATTGCATAAGGACAAGGCGGAAGCATTACTTGCTTTGAGAGGAGAAATTCTCAAAAATAAGACGCTTTGTAACCTCATTAAACGCAAATTTGCCATTAAAAACACGACTGGTTATAGCATTAACACTCTACTTGATTTCGCAGATATAAAGGATATTTTGAATCACATTTTCATTGGCGCAGAGGGGACGCTGGGCTTTGTCTCAAGGGTAGAGTATGAATGCGTGGAAAATAGTGCGTTTAAAGCCTGTGCTTTGCTCTTTTATAAAGATTTAGAATCTGCGGCAAAAGCGGTGCAGATTCTTGCAAAAAATGATGACAAGGTAAGTGCAGCAGAAATAATGGATTATGCGTGTTTGAAATCAGCCCAACATTTAGAGGGCGCGCCAAAGGAGCTAAAGAGTATTAAAAGCGGACAATGCGCTATTTTAACGCAATTAGAGGATAGCTCACAGGAGGGATTGGATAGCAAAATCGCCTTTATTAGCAATGCGCTAAATTCTGCGCCTAGCCTCTTTGGGGTGCATTTTAGCAGTGATGAGAAAGAAATACAATCTTGGTGGAAAATACGCAAAGCCCTTTTGCCATTGTCTGCGAGTTTGCGCCCAAGCGGGAGCATTGTCATTACAGAGGATATTTGCTTCCCCATAGAATCTTTTGCGACAGGCATTGAGGAGATTACAAAACTCTTTAAAAAATTTAAATATGATGGCATTATCTTTGGACACGCACTATCGGGCAATGTGCATTTTATCATCACGCCATTTTTGGGTGAAAAAAGCGAGAGTGAGCGATTTGGTGGCTTTATGGAAGCTATGGTGGAATCTGTCATAGCCCTAAATGGCAGCACAAAGGCAGAACACGGCACAGGCAGAATGGTTGCGCCATTTGTTGAGAGAGAATGGGGAGCTAAAGCCTATGAGATAAATTGTCAAATCAAGCGCATTTTTGACCCAAGCGGACTTATCAACCCCGATGTGATTATCTCAAGCAATCCTCAAATCCATTTGCAAAATCTCAAAGATTCTACGCAGGTGGAGGATTTTATCAATCAATGTATGGAGTGTGGATTCTGTGAAAAGGTATGCCCGAGCAAGGAGCTTACCCTCACTCCTCGCCAACGCATTGCCCTAAGGAAAGAAATACAAAGGCTAGAAAATATCACAAATAGGAGCGCGGAGCAAGAGGAGATACTCAATGGGCTTAAACAAGGCTATAAATACTATGGTATAGAAACTTGCGCTACTTGCTCAATGTGCGCAACACTCTGTCCTTTGGAGATTGATACCGCACGCATTGCCCTAGAGATCAAATCTCGTGTAGCGCAAAATGCAGATGTGGGAGGTTTTAGCACATTTGTAGCGCACCAAAGCAGTAAGCATTTTGCAACAACCATAAAAGCACTTAAGGGCGGAATAAGCCTTAGCAATACACTTTTTTCTGCCTTTGGCTCAAATGTGATGAGTGGGCTAAGCCTCAAAGCACACAAGAAAATTCACACACCCTATATGCCTAGCACCTTACCACAGGCTAATACTTATGCTTTAAAGTCTAAAGCGATAAAGGCAGATTCTAAAGACAAAAAGAAAGCACAAAAAATAGAGAAAGTGATATACTTTACAACCTGTATCAATCGCACCTTTGCACCGAATAAAAAAGCCCTTGACAAGCGCAGTTTGCAGGAGGTTTTTGAATCTGTATGCAAAAAGGCGAATGTTAGTGTTATTTATCCGCGCAATGTAGCAAATCTCTGCTGTGGCAAGGCATACAAAGACTACAAGCAGAGTGCGGAGGGCAAGGTAAAGGAGCTTTACGCCACCCTTAAAGCAATGCAAAAAGAACACGGCGATATAGCCATAGTGTGCGACCATAGCGCGTGTAGCTATGAAACAATGCAGTATGTGCGCTCACAAGAGGATTCTAAAAATGGCTTAAAAATCTATGATATGCCTCAATATATAGAATCTGTGCTTTTAAAGCGACTAAAAATTACGCCTAAGAGTGAAAATATTGCGCTTTATGCAATGTGTGCCACCAAAAAAGGCAAGTGGAGTGGCTCATTAGAACAAATCGCAAAAACTTGCGTAAGCGGAGAAGTAGCGATACATCACAAAACGCAATGCTGTGGTTTTGCCGGAAACAAAGGCTTTATCTGCCCGGAACTCAATGAAAGCGCATTGAGGGAATTGAAGGATTTTTATAAACAAAAACAAAAAAATACAAGCCATTTTAGGGGTATTAAGCACGGATTTGCAAGCTCAAGCACTTGTGAGATTGGACTCAACGAAAAAACCAATATTGTGTGGCAGAATCTGCTCTATCTCGTTGATGAAGTGAGCGAGGCTAAATAG
- the mrdA gene encoding penicillin-binding protein 2 yields MNIRYKFFIFSMLAVWSIICLRLIVVNVINNEYYEKFAEKNALKTEVLLPMRGTIVDRNNEPLAINELGFSISLLPKIRNSSVVESEIDHIVSLLPYLDKEELLKTYKKNNHIYNHVPVELVRFIPYAEMLKVYAYLRRSPNIIIATNAKRFYPNDTAASHVIGYVSKANDKDMQNNPLSAYSKIIGKDGIEKTYNSYLQGKAGYRKTQINSLYKETKLLQEDNVLKRNDLRLSLDLALQESIDKEFVDKYGAVIVMNVHNGEILAAGSYPEYNINYFVDGISHKNWQDLTDNIHKPLINKLVYGRYPPGSVIKMGMLLSYLEYANIHENTIIQTPPFVEFGGRKFRDWKASGHGSADAFKAIRESVDVYFYILSQNAGIENTANVLTQMGLGELTGVDIPNEVKGILPTPEWKLRRYGEQWYKGDTLTTSIGQGYFLATPMQIARYTALIASGKLVTPHFAMDFNGVDSNFPPKDVLNDFQKSKLDVLRKGMYQVCSMPGGTAYYRTQGAKVSLACKTGTAQVISIPQDVQKRVREADMEYFHRSHAWITAFLPYENPQYAVTILIEHGGSGGSGGPTLVKIANKLKELGYIKK; encoded by the coding sequence ATGAATATTCGATACAAGTTTTTTATATTTTCTATGCTCGCGGTGTGGTCTATCATCTGTCTGCGCCTTATTGTAGTAAATGTAATCAATAATGAATATTATGAAAAATTCGCTGAAAAAAATGCCCTAAAAACAGAGGTTTTGCTTCCTATGCGAGGAACGATTGTTGATAGGAATAACGAACCTTTGGCGATTAACGAACTTGGATTTTCTATCTCCCTTCTACCTAAGATTCGTAATAGTAGTGTAGTTGAATCTGAGATTGATCATATTGTCTCGCTTTTACCTTATCTTGATAAAGAGGAATTATTAAAGACTTACAAAAAAAATAACCACATATACAATCACGTGCCTGTGGAACTTGTGCGCTTTATCCCCTATGCAGAAATGCTTAAGGTATATGCGTACTTGAGGCGTTCCCCTAATATCATTATCGCCACCAATGCAAAAAGATTCTATCCCAATGATACCGCGGCTTCACACGTTATAGGCTATGTATCAAAAGCGAATGATAAGGATATGCAAAATAACCCCCTCTCCGCTTATAGTAAAATCATCGGCAAAGACGGCATAGAAAAGACTTACAACAGCTATTTACAAGGTAAAGCAGGATATAGAAAGACGCAAATCAACTCCCTTTATAAAGAAACAAAGCTTTTGCAAGAAGACAATGTGCTCAAGCGCAACGATTTGCGTCTCTCACTTGATTTAGCACTACAAGAAAGCATAGATAAAGAGTTTGTGGATAAGTATGGTGCGGTGATTGTGATGAATGTGCATAATGGCGAGATTCTAGCCGCAGGGAGCTATCCAGAATATAATATTAATTATTTTGTCGATGGCATTAGCCATAAAAATTGGCAAGACTTGACAGACAATATACACAAGCCCCTTATTAATAAGCTCGTCTATGGACGCTATCCACCCGGCTCTGTGATTAAAATGGGTATGCTACTTTCTTATTTGGAGTATGCAAATATCCACGAGAACACGATTATACAAACGCCACCATTTGTGGAGTTTGGTGGGCGTAAATTCCGTGATTGGAAAGCTTCTGGGCACGGCAGTGCTGACGCATTTAAGGCTATTAGAGAATCTGTTGATGTATATTTTTATATACTCTCTCAAAATGCGGGTATTGAAAACACTGCTAATGTGCTTACTCAAATGGGCTTAGGGGAGCTTACAGGGGTAGATATACCAAATGAAGTAAAGGGTATTTTGCCCACACCAGAATGGAAACTACGTCGCTATGGGGAGCAGTGGTATAAGGGTGATACTTTGACAACTTCCATCGGGCAGGGATACTTTCTTGCTACTCCTATGCAGATAGCGCGCTATACCGCGCTGATTGCTTCAGGCAAACTTGTAACACCACATTTTGCTATGGATTTTAATGGCGTGGATTCAAATTTTCCACCAAAAGATGTGCTCAACGACTTTCAAAAATCAAAGCTCGATGTGTTGCGCAAGGGTATGTATCAAGTCTGCTCTATGCCCGGAGGCACGGCGTATTATCGCACACAAGGCGCAAAAGTAAGTCTTGCTTGTAAAACAGGCACAGCGCAAGTAATCAGCATACCCCAAGATGTGCAAAAGCGCGTGAGAGAAGCGGATATGGAGTATTTTCACCGCTCGCACGCGTGGATTACCGCATTTTTACCCTATGAGAATCCACAATATGCTGTTACAATTCTTATCGAACACGGCGGTAGCGGAGGGAGTGGGGGACCTACGCTTGTGAAAATCGCCAATAAGCTTAAAGAGTTGGGTTATATCAAAAAGTAA
- the coaBC gene encoding bifunctional phosphopantothenoylcysteine decarboxylase/phosphopantothenate--cysteine ligase CoaBC, producing MQKIFTHKKILICVSGSIAAYKMLECISRLYKYGAQIRVIMSAEACKFVNPLSFEALSKNIVLSENNQMWASECVNESIDKVADKTIVGVNHISYAKWADIVLIAPATANSIAKIAYGIADSVMLSAILATSAPKILAPAMNTAMLDAPQTKRNLDTLISMGYEIIPSRSSLLACGDYGNGALAEVDEIIFCLARALYLQDSHLQISYFQNSNTHNPPAQIAFWRDREVIITGGGSKENIDLVRYISNHSSGKQASALALALYMLGARVRLISSAFPITLPLGIECKRVQSVRSYDEAISEAIHTALDLKSTKKPALFMVAALADYAPTRQEGKLKKEQIGDELILVCHKTKDILSHICADKIYKIGFKAETDEKNALNHAQNMLKNKHCEAVCLNVINANNPFGGENNALKIITSQGIEEISGSKFDVALKIALFIAPLLTYKDLESQVK from the coding sequence ATGCAGAAAATTTTTACCCACAAAAAAATTCTTATCTGTGTAAGCGGAAGTATTGCCGCGTATAAAATGCTCGAATGTATCTCGCGACTTTATAAATATGGCGCACAAATAAGAGTGATTATGAGTGCGGAGGCGTGTAAGTTTGTGAATCCTCTTAGCTTTGAAGCATTAAGCAAAAACATCGTGCTAAGTGAAAATAACCAAATGTGGGCAAGTGAATGCGTTAATGAAAGTATAGACAAAGTCGCAGACAAGACAATAGTTGGGGTAAATCACATCTCCTATGCCAAGTGGGCAGACATCGTACTTATCGCTCCAGCCACCGCAAATAGCATTGCAAAAATCGCCTATGGCATAGCAGACTCTGTAATGTTAAGTGCGATTTTAGCTACCAGCGCACCCAAGATTCTAGCCCCCGCGATGAATACCGCGATGCTAGATGCTCCTCAAACCAAACGTAACCTTGATACGCTCATATCTATGGGTTATGAGATAATTCCCTCTCGTTCTAGCCTCCTCGCCTGTGGAGACTATGGCAATGGCGCGTTAGCCGAAGTTGATGAGATAATTTTCTGCCTCGCCCGCGCCTTATATTTGCAAGATTCACATTTGCAAATCTCATATTTTCAAAATTCTAACACACACAATCCCCCCGCACAAATAGCCTTTTGGCGCGATAGAGAAGTAATCATTACTGGTGGAGGCTCAAAAGAAAATATAGATTTGGTGCGATACATTTCTAATCACAGCAGCGGCAAACAAGCAAGTGCCTTGGCCCTTGCCCTTTATATGTTAGGCGCGAGAGTGAGGCTTATCTCAAGCGCATTTCCCATAACATTACCACTTGGCATAGAATGCAAAAGGGTGCAGAGCGTGCGCTCCTATGATGAAGCCATTAGTGAAGCCATACATACTGCATTGGATTTAAAATCCACAAAAAAACCAGCACTTTTTATGGTGGCAGCCCTTGCAGATTATGCACCCACAAGGCAGGAGGGCAAACTTAAAAAAGAGCAAATTGGCGATGAGCTTATTTTAGTCTGCCACAAGACAAAAGACATTCTTTCACACATTTGCGCGGATAAAATATATAAAATAGGTTTTAAAGCCGAAACTGATGAGAAAAACGCTCTAAATCACGCTCAAAATATGCTTAAAAACAAACATTGCGAGGCAGTATGCCTCAATGTGATAAACGCAAACAATCCATTTGGTGGCGAAAATAATGCGCTAAAGATTATCACATCTCAAGGCATAGAAGAAATAAGCGGGAGCAAGTTTGATGTGGCACTCAAAATCGCGCTTTTTATCGCACCTCTCCTTACTTATAAAGATTTGGAATCTCAAGTCAAATAA